CCAATAAAACAGCAAGGTACTTGAATGAATAAATAAAAAGATTTTTGTTCATGGAACAATAGAGTTTAGTGTAATTGAATATCAATTTTTTGCGCACTTAGTAGTTTACACTTGTGAATGCAAAGGTAATTATTAGTTTTGAGACTTACAAAACGTTTTTCAAAAATAATTTTTATTTTTTTCCAAGTTATTTGAATGTTTTTCATTCTATATCTTAAAAAATTTTAGTTTTTTAAATTATTTTTTGAGAAGTTTCTAAAGCCTTTATCACGAATGTAGTAGCTTTGCAGACAAGCGAACTGTCTGTTATGCTTATAAGACCCAACAACTACTAAAAAAGGTTGCATTTGGTTAAAAAAAAATCAAAATTCTTTCATTTTTTTTCAGAAATATTAAATTCTATGTGGTACATCAATCAAAAAAACACACTTAAACACCTGTATATAAATCACTTACAGACAAATTCTTTTAATTTATTTTTTTTATTATTATTTAGTCTTTTGACTAATTTATTTTTTATTTCGTCTGCTTTTTCACAATCTCAAGACGGTAACACAAATGATTCTCTACAAATAGATACATTAAGCTCTTCTGCTTCTTTAGATTCTGCCTTACTTACAAAAAAAATACGTACAAATTTTAGTATCGGATTTCGTGGGGGCATTAGCATTGGAAAACTTGAAATAGCTAGTCCTTTAGAAAATGATCAAAATACAACAGGTATTGGTTCTTCTATTACTGTTTTTACTAATTATAGAATTAATTCAAAATTTAGTATTCAGCCCGAAATTAATGTGGGAAAGTATAGAAGTAATAACACTTTATATCAAATTGCTCTTACAGAAGGCAAAGTAGACTATTCCATTTCTACTTATGATTTTAATTTATTAGGAGTATATTCTTATTCTATTAAAGATTGGTTTTCGCTTTCTTTGGAAGCTGGAGGTTCGGTTGCTTATTTACAAAACTCATTTGGAAAAGTAGTTGCTCCTAATATACATGTAGGTGGATTCTATGATACAAATTCAGACAATCAGTTTGAAAAGCTTAATTATGGAGCAATAATAGGAATTGTTCCTTCTTTTAATTTTGAAAATATAAGTATTCAGGCTTCTATACGATATAGATACGGACTCAATAACATTAATACTTTTGATTATAAACTCAATAGATATTTATCAGATTCAGAGCGAACTATCCAAACTAGAGATATTATTTTTCAAATTGGTTTCTTTGTTCCTATATATAAGAAGGAGAAAGTGATTGGTGAATAATAACTTTTAATTGAGTATTATTAATCATTTTTTTCAAAGATAAAGTCATAAAAAAGATGTTGTTTACTACGTCTACTTTTTTCTAGACATTCTTTAACAACCTCAATTAAACACCTGTAAATCAACAATTTATATATACATTTTTTACTCGTGAAAATTAATATTGATAAAATTGTAATTTTCTTTTAAAAAGTTTAACAAATCAATTACTGATTTGGTAGCTCTATATAAATAGATTTTATTTATTTTGGCTTCTTCTAATAAGAAAATATATACTCAAGAATTTTAAATCAACTATGAAAGATATGCAATGTAAAAAAGGTAAGAAGCTGGTATTACTCACTAGCTTTTTTTTTAGTGTTTGTTTTTTCTTGTTATCAGGACAAACAATTGCTCAAAATACAACAGAATGGTCACTTGACTCTTGTATCTCGTATGCACTTCGTCAGAATATACAACTTAAAATAAGTGAACTTGGTATTGAGAATTCTGAATTAACATTGAAACAATCAAAAGATAACAGATTACCAAATGCTAACGCATCTATTTCTCATAATTATAATTGGGGACGTTCGATTGACCCTTTTTCAAATAGCTTTGTAAATCAGCGTATTCAAACCAATAATTTGTCTCTAAATTCTTCTGTTACTCTTTTTAATGGTTTTAGTCTAAAGAATACAATTGAACAAAATCAACTTCAAGTAGAAGCAGATAAGCTCAACTATGGACAATCTCAAAATGACTTGATGCTAAATATTGCTAGTAACTATCTACAGGTTGTTTTGAATAAAGAAATTGCAGCAAATGCTCGTCGTCAGAAGACAAGCACACAAGCACAATATGATAGAACAGCACAACTTGTAGAAGCAGGTGTTCTGCCTAGAGCAAATCTATATGATTTGGAAGCACAATTAGCAGCCGATCAACAACAGATTATTTTAGGAGAAAATAATTTAATGTTAGCAAAATTACAACTTCGCCAACTTATGCAACTTTCACCTACTGAAGAGTTTGATATTGTTACTCCACAAGTAGATGATCCTTCAGCAGTTTTAGACTCTAAAAATCCATATCAAATCTATCAGATTGCCGAAACTACACAGCCTAATATAAAAGGAGCAGATATCAGCATTGAAGTAGCAAAAAAGGGAATTGATATTGCAGAAGCAGGTAGGTTACCTATACTTTCTTTAATAGGAGGAGCAGGTTCGAATTATACAAGTAATCAAAGAGTTCGTTCTGATTTTACCACTCAGACCGTTGTAGGTGTAGATACACTTGGATATATTCCAGATGGAGCAGGACTTCCAGCAGATTATGTAGTACGTCCCAATGTAGCTTTTGGAACAGAAAATTTTGGTTTTTTTAGTCAGCTTAATGAATCCTTTAGATATAATCTAGGATTAAATCTTCAAATTCCAATCTTTAATCGTTTTCAAGTAGATAATAACATTCAAAGAGCGCAAATTCAGACTCAAAATGCTCAATTAAACTCTCAACTTGTTCGTACTCAACTCTATCAAACCATCGAACAGGCTTATATTTCGGCTCGTGCTGCAAAAGCCTCTTTTGAAGCTAGTCAGCAGCGTGTCAAAGCATTAGAAGAAACTGTTAGAGTAATGGAAAAAAGACTTGAAGCAGGGGCAGCCAACAGTACAGAGTATACAGTAGTAAAAAATAACCTTTCTGTTGCACAAGCTGATTTGCTTAGAGCCAAATATGAATTTATTTTTAGAATAAAAGTATTAGAGTTTTATGAAGGAGAAGAGTTGAAATTCTAATAAAAATCTGATATTTAGTAGTTTCAAAACCATTTCTCATAAAAAATCGTTTATTTTGTAACTTATATGAAATTATGTTGATACGTTGATTAAAGGGAAAAGATAACCAACTAAAAACATTTTTATATTAACAACCAAAAAATAAAAAAAGAATTATGTCAGAAATACATACAACAAAATGCCTAATTATTGGCTCAGGTCCAGCAGGTTATACAGCAGCTATTTATGCAGCTAGAGCAGGACTAGAACCAATTTTATATAAAGGACAACAACCTGGAGGGCAGCTTACTATCACAAATGATGTAGAAAACTTCCCTGGTTATGCTGATGGTGTAATGGGTCCTCAAATGATGCAGGATTTGGATAAACAAGCAGGTCGTTTTGGAACAGATTTGCGTTATGGAGTTATCGAAAAGGTAGAATTTAGCAAAACTGGAGGAGTTCATGTTGCTTATGACGATTCTGGAATACGAATAGAAGCCGAATCAGTTATTATTTCTACTGGTGCTGCTGCAAAGTGGTTAGGTTTGCCTTCTGAAGCAGAATACAATGGAAAAGGTGTTTCTGCTTGTGCTGTTTGTGATGGTTTTTTCTTTAGAGGACAAACAGTTGCAATTGTAGGTGGTGGAGATACTGCTTGTGAAGAAGCAAGTTATTTGGCAAAACTTTGTAAGAAAGTATATATGATTGTTCGTCGTGATGAACTTCGTGCTTCCAAAATCATGCAACAACGTGTCATGACAAAAGACAACATCGAAATTCTTTGGAATACAGAAACAGAGCAAATTTTGGGAGATGGAGAAAATGTAACTTCGGTTCGTCTTCTAAATAATCAAAAGAATGAAAGTTATGAGATTGCTGTAGAAGGATTTTTTGTAGCCATTGGACACAAACCAAATACAGATATTTTTGTAGGGCAATTAGATATGGACGAAAGTAATTATTTAATTACACAAAATGATAGCACACTTACTAATATTCCTGGAGTTTTTGCTTCTGGAGATGCTCAAGACAAAATTTATCGTCAAGCTGTAACAGCAGCAGGAACAGGTTGTATGGCTGCTCTTGATGCAGAACGTTACTTGGTAGAAAAAGAAGCAATGGTAAATGCTTAATAATTAAGTACAAATACATGAATAAAAAAATTAGCTACGTTGCCTTTTATATTTATAAAAGTTAGTGTAGCTAATTTGATTTAGACAAAAAACTATAAATTAATTCTTATTGCAAACCTCAATCATCCCTACCCTACGTCTAAAAAATCAACTCATTTCCTTACAAAAACCAATTGTAATGGGGATTTTGAATGTTACACCTGATTCTTTTTATGAAGAAAGTAGAATAACTACTGAAAAACATATTCTCAAAAAAGCATCTCAAATGTTAGAAGAAGGTGCAACTATTTTGGATATTGGAGGATATTCTACTCGTCCAAATGCTGATGATATTTCTATCGAAGAAGAAATAAATAGAGTTGTACATCCAATTTCAGCTATAAAAAAAGAATTTCCAAACGCTATTATTTCTATTGATACTTTTCGTTCAAAAGTAGCTAGGGAAGCCATAAATGCAGGTGCTGATTTGATAAATGATGTTTCTGGTGGAAATTTGGATAATCAAATGTTTGAAACGGTAGCAAATTTGAAAGTGCCTTATATTTTGATGCACATGAGAGGAACACCTCAAACGATGAAAACACTAACCAATTATGAAAATATCATTGCAGAAATGATGACTTATTTTCATAATCGAATAATGACTTTGAAAAATTATGGAGTAGAAGAAGTTATTCTTGATTTAGGCTTTGGATTTGCCAAAACGATAGACCAAAATTATTTTCTTCTGAAAAATTTAGCCATTTTTGAGCAGTTCGAATTACCTATTTTAGCAGGTCTTTCTCGTAAATCTATGATTTATAAACGCCTTGATATTCCTGTTTCAGAAACACTAAATGGAACTACAGTTTTGAATACAATAGCTATTCAGAATGGAGCAAAAATTTTGCGTGTTCATGATGTTAAGCCTGCAATGGAAGCTATTCAGCTTTTGAGTTATTTGAAATAAATTATAATTGTACCTACAACTATATTTCATAAATTGCGTATAAAATTTTAGTCTTTTATATCAATTCATAAACTCAATTTTTTAAATCAAAACAATGAAAAGTAAAATTCTCTTTATTGTCAGTCTTCTTTTTGGTCTAATGATGATTAATGGTGGACTTAATAAATTTCTTCACTACATGCCTATGCCTGAGATGCCAGAAGCTGCTACCAAACTAATGATTGCTTTTGTAGAATCTGGTTGGATTATGTCTCTAATTGCTATTGTAGAAATTGTTGCAGGAATCTTGATTATCATTCCAAAAACTCGTGCTTTGGCTGCTATCATGATTTTTCCTATTACTATAGGAATTGTATTTTTTCATATTTTTCAAGATTCTTCAGGAATGATTATAGGTTTTGTTCTTTTGCTTATTAATCTTTGGATAATTTTTGAAAACAAAGAAAAATATATGCTTATGATTAGTGAATGACTAATAAATTCTTAAAGTTAAACTATAAATTAGGTTTTCTATTTTTAAAAATGGAAAGCCTTTTTTGGTTCGTTAAAATAGAATCAAAAAAACATTCTAGCAAAAAATTTGTACTTTAGTTTGTCTCTAAAATGTAATTATAAATCTATCTATCCAAAAAATGAAATATTACTACTTTTCTAAAATTAAATATTTTGCTTTATTTAGCTCTTTTTTAGTCATTTTTCTAATAGGAAGTAGTTTTTCTTTTTTAGATGCTACTCAAAAAAAACTATTTGTAGTTGTCATTGATGCAGGACATGGAGGCTATGATGTTGGAAACGAATGTTCAGACTTAAAAAGGTTTAAACAAGAGAAAGATGTGGTTTTACCTGTTGCTTTACAACTGGGAGGTTATTTAGAAAATTTATTAGAAAATGTAAAAGTAGTTTATACTCGTAAAAATGATACTTTTGTGAGCTTAGAAGATAGAGCAAAAATAGCAAATGATTCGAGTGCTGATTTATTTATTAGTATTCATGCCAACCACAATCCTATAAAAAGTATTTATGGTTCGCAGGTTCATATTCATAATCACGACATAAAATTCAGTAAAATTTTTGCCAAAAAACTGATAAAACAACTTTCTGAACGAGCAAAAAGAAAAGTATTAAAACTTCAAACAACAGATGACAGAGGACATAACTTATTTGTTCTTCAAAACACAAAAATGCCAGCCGTTTTGGTAGAATTAGGTTTTATGAGTAACGCAAAAGAAGAAGTATATCTCAATAGCGAATACGGACAAGCGATTTTAGCTTCTGCTATTTTTCGTGCTGTCAGAGAGTATCGTGAAGTAGTCCAATAATTAGAATTTGTTTTTGTAAAATTTCGTATCTTTTCATTCCCAAATAATAGCAAATAAAATTATATCAAAACCGAATTTATGCCTACTTCTTCTCTCGTTTCTAATGTCGCTTATATTACCGATTACTACAAAGAATTTCGTTACAAACAATTACTAACAGATAGTCGTAAACTTTCCATTCCTCACGATACAATCTTTTTTGCTATAAAAGGAAAACGCCAAGATGGGCATAATTTTATCAAAGGTTTGTATAATAAAGGTGTTCGATATTTCATAATCGAAGACGAAACGGCTGCCTTAAGACATTTTAAAAATGATGAGGAAGCACAAGGCGCACATTTTCTGCTTGTCAAAAATAGTATTCGTGCTTTACAAGAACTAGCTGCTCACCACAGAAAACAGTTTAAACTTCCTGTTATCGGAATTACTGGAAGTAATGGCAAAACCATTATAAAAGAATGGTTATCACAGCTTTTATCAGATAGTTTTCAGATTATCAAAAGCCCAAAGAGTTATAATTCTCAAATTGGTGTTCCTTTATCGGTTTGGGAACTTTCAGAAGAACATACACTTGCTATTTTTGAAGCAGGAATTTCACAACCTGGGGAAATGGAATATTTAGAGCCTATCATCCAGCCTAATATTGGAATTTTTACGAATCTAGGAAGCGCACATGATGAGGGTTTTGAAAGTCGAATAGAAAAGGCAACCGAAAAAGCAAAATTATTTGAACACTGCAAATTTCTTATTTCAAGAGATATTTATTCAGCAGTAAATACAGCAATTCTTTATTTAAAAGAACGAAAAGGTGACCCTCATTTTTTTGGTTGGACTACTCAAGATGTCGCTATTTATCCATCTGCTGTCGATATGCGTTACCTTGACCCAAATGTGGGTGGTGTGAATGTGGGTTTGTATGACCCTCATACTGACAAAAAACTCAATTTTTATTTACCTTTTTCTAATCCTGCTCACGTCGAAAACTGTTTGCATTGTGTTGTTACTATGTTACTTTTTGAATACAAAGAAAAAGAAATTCAAGAAAAAATAAATAAGCTAAAAGCTGTAGAGATGCGCCTTGAACTCAAACAAGGAATTTTTAATTGTAGCTTAATTGATGATACCTATAATAATGATTTTGCAGGGCTCAATGTCGCTTTAGATTTTTTATTACAACAAAGTAACAAGCCAAAACGAACTGTTATTTTGTCGGATATGCCAGAAGAAAATCAAAAAGGATTATATGAGAAAATATTTCAATTGTGTGCAAAAAAAGGAGTAGAGCGTGTTATTGCAGTTGGAGAAAATATCAAGAGAATGCTTATTCCTGATACAGAAATGCTTATTGATGTAGAGTTTTTTGCTACCACAGAAGATTTTCTGAGTGATTTTGCAGATGGAGATATTCGTTTTGGTAATGAAGCTATTCTAATAAAAGGAGCAAGAAGATTTGAGTTTGAAAAAATTGTAGATGCTTTAGAGTTAAAAGTACATGGAACAAAACTAGAAATCAATCTTAATAATTTAGCACATAATTTAGACTATTTTCGTTCACTTATTTCTCCCAGAACGAGAGTTATGGCAATGGTAAAAGCCTTTGGATATGGAAGTGGAAAAAACTTCGAAATTGCTCATTTGCTACAATATCATAGAGTAGATTATTTGGCTGTGGCGTATGTAGACGAAGGAATTTCGCTGCGAAATGAAGGAATAAGAACACCAATTATGGTCATGAATCCTTCAGTGGATAGTTTTGAAAAAATGTATATTCATAAACTTGAACCTGAAATTTATAGTGTTGCAACCCTAAAAAGATATGCAGAATATGCAAAAGAAAAAACGTATGAGCTTAATCTAGCAGAGTTTGGAGCAGATGTAAAAGATGTGTTCAAAATCCATTTAAAATTAGATACAGGAATGACTCGTTTGGGTTTTTCGACAAATGATTTACCTATTTTATTAGATTTGATTCAGTCTGTTGGCGAATCTTTAGAAGTAGCAAGTGTATTTACACATTTAGCAGCAGCAGATGATGAACAAATGGACGATTTTTCACTCCAACAAATCAAAGAATTTGAAGAATGGGCTGCCGAATTAGAGAAACAATTAGGCTATTCTTTCCTTCGTCATGCTGTCAATTCAGCAGGGATTATTCGCTTCAAAAATGCACATTTCGAAATGGTACGTTTGGGTTTAGGATTATATGGAGTGGATGCTTCCAAAAAAGCACAAGAATATTTATTGCCTATTAGTTCATTGAAAGCAACCATTTCGCAAATAAAAGTAGTTCATCCCGAACAAAGT
This is a stretch of genomic DNA from Bernardetia sp. MNP-M8. It encodes these proteins:
- a CDS encoding porin family protein — protein: MTNLFFISSAFSQSQDGNTNDSLQIDTLSSSASLDSALLTKKIRTNFSIGFRGGISIGKLEIASPLENDQNTTGIGSSITVFTNYRINSKFSIQPEINVGKYRSNNTLYQIALTEGKVDYSISTYDFNLLGVYSYSIKDWFSLSLEAGGSVAYLQNSFGKVVAPNIHVGGFYDTNSDNQFEKLNYGAIIGIVPSFNFENISIQASIRYRYGLNNINTFDYKLNRYLSDSERTIQTRDIIFQIGFFVPIYKKEKVIGE
- a CDS encoding TolC family protein, translating into MKDMQCKKGKKLVLLTSFFFSVCFFLLSGQTIAQNTTEWSLDSCISYALRQNIQLKISELGIENSELTLKQSKDNRLPNANASISHNYNWGRSIDPFSNSFVNQRIQTNNLSLNSSVTLFNGFSLKNTIEQNQLQVEADKLNYGQSQNDLMLNIASNYLQVVLNKEIAANARRQKTSTQAQYDRTAQLVEAGVLPRANLYDLEAQLAADQQQIILGENNLMLAKLQLRQLMQLSPTEEFDIVTPQVDDPSAVLDSKNPYQIYQIAETTQPNIKGADISIEVAKKGIDIAEAGRLPILSLIGGAGSNYTSNQRVRSDFTTQTVVGVDTLGYIPDGAGLPADYVVRPNVAFGTENFGFFSQLNESFRYNLGLNLQIPIFNRFQVDNNIQRAQIQTQNAQLNSQLVRTQLYQTIEQAYISARAAKASFEASQQRVKALEETVRVMEKRLEAGAANSTEYTVVKNNLSVAQADLLRAKYEFIFRIKVLEFYEGEELKF
- the trxB gene encoding thioredoxin-disulfide reductase, which produces MSEIHTTKCLIIGSGPAGYTAAIYAARAGLEPILYKGQQPGGQLTITNDVENFPGYADGVMGPQMMQDLDKQAGRFGTDLRYGVIEKVEFSKTGGVHVAYDDSGIRIEAESVIISTGAAAKWLGLPSEAEYNGKGVSACAVCDGFFFRGQTVAIVGGGDTACEEASYLAKLCKKVYMIVRRDELRASKIMQQRVMTKDNIEILWNTETEQILGDGENVTSVRLLNNQKNESYEIAVEGFFVAIGHKPNTDIFVGQLDMDESNYLITQNDSTLTNIPGVFASGDAQDKIYRQAVTAAGTGCMAALDAERYLVEKEAMVNA
- the folP gene encoding dihydropteroate synthase — its product is MGILNVTPDSFYEESRITTEKHILKKASQMLEEGATILDIGGYSTRPNADDISIEEEINRVVHPISAIKKEFPNAIISIDTFRSKVAREAINAGADLINDVSGGNLDNQMFETVANLKVPYILMHMRGTPQTMKTLTNYENIIAEMMTYFHNRIMTLKNYGVEEVILDLGFGFAKTIDQNYFLLKNLAIFEQFELPILAGLSRKSMIYKRLDIPVSETLNGTTVLNTIAIQNGAKILRVHDVKPAMEAIQLLSYLK
- a CDS encoding DoxX family protein, producing MKSKILFIVSLLFGLMMINGGLNKFLHYMPMPEMPEAATKLMIAFVESGWIMSLIAIVEIVAGILIIIPKTRALAAIMIFPITIGIVFFHIFQDSSGMIIGFVLLLINLWIIFENKEKYMLMISE
- a CDS encoding N-acetylmuramoyl-L-alanine amidase, with the protein product MKYYYFSKIKYFALFSSFLVIFLIGSSFSFLDATQKKLFVVVIDAGHGGYDVGNECSDLKRFKQEKDVVLPVALQLGGYLENLLENVKVVYTRKNDTFVSLEDRAKIANDSSADLFISIHANHNPIKSIYGSQVHIHNHDIKFSKIFAKKLIKQLSERAKRKVLKLQTTDDRGHNLFVLQNTKMPAVLVELGFMSNAKEEVYLNSEYGQAILASAIFRAVREYREVVQ
- a CDS encoding bifunctional UDP-N-acetylmuramoyl-tripeptide:D-alanyl-D-alanine ligase/alanine racemase → MPTSSLVSNVAYITDYYKEFRYKQLLTDSRKLSIPHDTIFFAIKGKRQDGHNFIKGLYNKGVRYFIIEDETAALRHFKNDEEAQGAHFLLVKNSIRALQELAAHHRKQFKLPVIGITGSNGKTIIKEWLSQLLSDSFQIIKSPKSYNSQIGVPLSVWELSEEHTLAIFEAGISQPGEMEYLEPIIQPNIGIFTNLGSAHDEGFESRIEKATEKAKLFEHCKFLISRDIYSAVNTAILYLKERKGDPHFFGWTTQDVAIYPSAVDMRYLDPNVGGVNVGLYDPHTDKKLNFYLPFSNPAHVENCLHCVVTMLLFEYKEKEIQEKINKLKAVEMRLELKQGIFNCSLIDDTYNNDFAGLNVALDFLLQQSNKPKRTVILSDMPEENQKGLYEKIFQLCAKKGVERVIAVGENIKRMLIPDTEMLIDVEFFATTEDFLSDFADGDIRFGNEAILIKGARRFEFEKIVDALELKVHGTKLEINLNNLAHNLDYFRSLISPRTRVMAMVKAFGYGSGKNFEIAHLLQYHRVDYLAVAYVDEGISLRNEGIRTPIMVMNPSVDSFEKMYIHKLEPEIYSVATLKRYAEYAKEKTYELNLAEFGADVKDVFKIHLKLDTGMTRLGFSTNDLPILLDLIQSVGESLEVASVFTHLAAADDEQMDDFSLQQIKEFEEWAAELEKQLGYSFLRHAVNSAGIIRFKNAHFEMVRLGLGLYGVDASKKAQEYLLPISSLKATISQIKVVHPEQSIGYSRKGKVERISKIATIAIGYADGYDRRFGNGVGKVYLHGELAPTIGNICMDMCMVDVTDIEDAKEGDEVIIFGEYPTVTDLANTIGTIPYEILTNVSERVKRIFYAD